The DNA segment TCATTGCAAAGTTTTCAACAATAAGTGTACAAGATGAGCACTCCTGCATACATGAATGTTGTTAAACAAAATCTCCTGACTATTTTATAACAGAGTAGATTTAAAAGCATATATTAAAAGAAGGGAGGGAGCTTCACAAGAAACACACATGGAAAATAACAAAAACCAACTtcttttaacatataaattacatGGTGTGaggatatataaaaatataattcacaCAATAATTTACTTGCATTTTTAAGGTGCTTAAATATGTAATATAATTCACAAAATAATTTACCCTATgttgattatttttataaattgctTATTAGATGTGTCTCCATTGATCAATATTCATGAAGATCCCTAGGCTACTTGTGAACTTACTAGAACTAGGATGCGTGTGATCATTAGAAATAGGAGTAAGACTCAGCTTTTATAAAACCATCGGCCATATGAAGGTTCTCTTGGTTCAAGTGAATCCTAGATTAGACATGACAACTAGTTGCTATTGTCTATACTTATAAAACAATGATTAATTGAAAACTGGATGCAAAAACTAAATCTAGGTTCAACTATTAAGCTGCATTTGTAATgcataatgttaaattaaaaaaggATTAAGGAAATACAAACTATATTGTGTCTAATATGTAGTAAGATAGGAGAACTTTTTTCATTTAACCATTTGCATGTGCTACAATATGGTAAGAATAAGGGTATTAAGACAGTAGTTTATGGTAATAATACAAAGTTCtatagaaataagaaaattcataGTTGCTAACCAAACCAAAAAACATGAAAAACCTCACATACTAGCTAACTAGTTATATAAAATTGACATCAGCAGCAACCCATAGTTAGGAAAGCATGCAAATTCATAATCTAAATCCAAAAATCTGAATTCCATGTCAGTTAATGAAAAAAGCACATATGAACTACCCAAATTAAAATGTAATAGAAAATTCACGGAGGCTGGCGAGTGAGTGGCTGCTAGGTAAAGTGGCTAGGCGTCGATTGCTCGGTTATAGCCTCTGAGAAAAGGGGGGCAGAGTGGATTTTAgggtttcaaaaaatcaaataatgtgGATGGTATATCTTTAGAGCAGAACTGAGAGGCGTCGGAAGTCCAGGAAGTTAAAGGAAAAACATGAGAAAGAAAGCAAAGAAAAATCATGAGAAAGAAAAAGGACAGGATTTTGCAGTATAATTTCGGATTGAGAAAGAAAACAGGTAAATCGGAGGCAATGCtatcgaaaaagaaaaatgatcaTTGATTTCTTTGTGAAAATGGCAtcgtttcaataaaaattaaataaattagtagCGTTTATAGAAAAAAATCCGCTATTGTTTTACCTTTTGCGGTGTTTTcggtccaaacgccactaaaaacaccgctaaaagctTAATTTGCTATAGTGGAGCTTTTGCTGTTTTCTCTACAAGCAATCCTTAATGACATGCTCTAGtaacttctttctttttaacaagcagcggattcaaaaattaaaacaaaaaacataCCATTTGTTAAGCCTGGCCTTTCCAAGAAAACAACCCTTTAAAGATCATAAAAGCTTTAATACTAATTGTTGGCAATTTGGAAGagcaaagaaagaaaaacagaCATAGAACAAGGCAGCAAGatgcaaaaaatatttttacttgctcacaaatgtgcagcaagggagctTATGGCTTTTAGCTCATTTTGCTCACTCATTCAATAagaaaacaatacatttatagtcaaatacatcaccaaatactacctactaccactaagtagCCTAGTAACTTGATAAATATTACTTGTACACACAAACAAGCCACCTAAAACTATTCATTCAACACCTAAACATATCAAGTTATCATCAGCTTGCTCATTTTCAATAAGTTTAATTACAATGTAACTAAACAAAAACCTTGTTATTAAAGCAAGGATACGTGATTCAGCATGTTTACAAGCTGCATGCACTTCAACCAAAAATATCACGGCAGCATGATTGACCAATTTTCAACACCTACCAACAACAAAAGAAACCATCGAACCATATTTTTGGAATGTATGGTAGTATTTTAGTTTATAAGTGTCTTTTGATTGTTTGATTAAGCCCTGGTATAATAGTAAAAGATTTCAGTTTAAATGAAATCTTAATTTACATGGGATTTTAGGGTATTCACTGCCACGACAATCATTAATTCCTTTGTTTTAGGTgctttttaaataagtaaatggCTAACCATGAAATGTGTTTCATTTCCGTAAGTGAGGGTCGAACTCCCAACCACAGACATCAATCCATGATTGAACTAGATTGAATCATAAATTTAATCTAGAGATAATCCTTATCTGTCCACTTATATAAAATATCTTTTTCATTGTGATAATGTTTATATTGAAGGGAAAGAATGAGATGCTtgtttaataatttgatttaagCTTATATTCTTCTAAAAAAGGGACTTGATACTGAATTTCATAACCAATGATTTCTAAGGAAAGAGAAAAGATTGAATTGCCTTCATTATTTGCAGTATTTTAAGTTGAGTTGAAAAATAGGAGTTGACATTattttagggtgggtttggatgggcaacGCGTTTACCTGTGATTAGTATAAAAATAGCGgtggtggtgagattagatactataatAATATTGTAGTGTAagacaaaaaataagctaaatgtaTTATATTGTagtgtgagacaaaaaataagctaaatgCACTGCAACGCATCCCACCACCCATCCAAATCTACccttaatatattaaataaacaaataaaagctTCACTTCTTGTATAAAAAAGAaatcttgaattttcttttaacACATTTCCTCCCATTAATCCAGAATTGATGTTAATAGGTGGGTGTGAGCAAAATAAGGCTGGCATTGGATGAAATACAATAGAACATTTTCATAGAATGttcaaataatttcaaaaaaacaaAATGTAATGATCAAGTGGTAGCTCATACAGTTGTCAAACTTATACAAATATACACAAATTAATATGTTGAACCAATTCAGCGCCCTTACAAGCAGAAAATACAGATTACAGAGTCATTACTCAAACTAATCATCAACTTGCTATTCCTATCGTTCAAATCCATTTTTGAGTTAATAGACAAATGGAAGTTGCTGGCACACGAAACAAAGTTAGGAATTGATGTGGGTAGGTGAGGTCAACATAGATTATCAATCGTGCAACAAGAAATCTTACCGTATATTAATCTTACCATAGATTATCAAATTGTTTCAATTGATGTTAatagattttctttttcctttcaattGTTGCAACTtcaatatacaaaataaattttaagtctTTATGTTGACGAGTGTAGAATGAATCTGAATCAGAACTAGAACCATATCCATATTGCCAAAAACGAATGATGTATTTCCTGGTAATTTATAACCATACATAATTTCACTGTATTTTTAATATCAAAgaataagcatgaaaaataatcCCAGAGCATTTACAATTTTCGATTTGGAAATCAACACACACAAAGTCCCCTTAGAAGGAGGAGATTACATTTTTGGGGCCTAATCCTTCCCCATTCTCAATCGTTCATAATCTTCTTAAAGGTTACAAAAGCTGCAAGGGTTTCcttttttcattcaaaaaaagaaaaagaaggaaccCCTGGGTTTGTGTTTCAACAGGAATTTTATGTCTTATAACAAAGCAAGTACATCTGCTGTTTTAACAACTGAGAGCTTGCCATTTCAACCATCTGACGAGGAATTCAAAAAAGTACATATCAGCCCCATGTGGAAACTGACAGGAGCACAAAATGTAATAAAAGAGTGGATAAAATGGTATTACCTCAAAACCAATCTTTTGGTACAGTTCAAGAGCAGGTTCATTGTTTCTATGAACATGCACATAAACCAGTTCCACACCTGCAACCAAATGACCAACTTAGAAGGAGAGTTTTCCCACTGATTTGGATCAGATTATGTGATTCTAAAGGACAAGCTAGTGATTTTACCTTCTGATCTCGCTGATTCAATAACAAAATACAACATATTGCTAGCAATGCTTTGTCGACGGGCTGATTTTGCTACACATAGGTTGGAAACATAAATATATCTATTCAGGTTAGTTCTGCTGATGCTGCAGAACAGATGCTTTTCACGTTCCTGCAAGAGGTTAGGTTCACAATTATCTTAACATATAACCTATTTATTTAGATCAATGAAGGAAtagtaaatataaaaagaatGTGCACTGTACCCCGGGAAAAGACTCTCCATGCAACAAATGCCGAATGCTGAAATCAAGGGTTCCGACCACACTTTTCAGCACCGTGCGCTTGACATTTCTCTCCTCCTTCCTGACCTGATAATTTGATTTCAAAGCATTGTTAGGACTCTTCATCTAAAGAAAACAACACATGAACTGTATGTAATATCCCAGTAATGAAGAAAAACAGAGAAGCTGAAGCTATAAATTAATGTAATTCCCCACCCAAAAGGGATAACAAACACATGAAAAGGAATAAGAATCTGGAAAAAGAGATGTGCTGTAAAAACATCATACCGTGACAACACATGTATATGTCTGCCCATGTTGCCCACTGTATCGCCTTTTTATGGCATTGAACTCCTACAAGGTAAGCAAACTTTTTAAGCATATATTTAACCAATTTCCATATGTATGATTTATGAGCAACTACGAGAAGCAGAGTCATTCTCTCCTACCTGCTCAGCAAATTTCCTTTTGAAGTTATCAACGTATCTGTACAATTAGGAATAGCTAAAATCAGGTGTATCCACTACCCATATCGCGATATCCACTCAAACACCTTAGCAGGAAAGAAAAGCATCAATTCATGAATGCTGCATTCACTAAGAGGAGTGAGAATTGAATCCAAAGTCCATTGTCAACATCTTAACAGAATTATCTTCTTTCAATCCAGATAGACCTCCAACAGTAAACCTTTGAAACAATTCAATTCACCAATTACATATTTCTAAAATTAggtcaaatttttgtttttttttttttgcataaacgAGCCACATCTTCTGCGTCTTTATCTCTCTATTCCATAAATAGGTACTAAATAAGGCCTCAATGTCAATGATTCATTTCTTTAGATAagtcaaaaaaacaaaaaacaaatggGTGCTCGTTCActtcaagaaaataaaagaagaataatttaaaaaatt comes from the Gossypium hirsutum isolate 1008001.06 chromosome A06, Gossypium_hirsutum_v2.1, whole genome shotgun sequence genome and includes:
- the LOC107951069 gene encoding uncharacterized protein isoform X2 translates to MAAWLRAETHWEDRPGERYVDNFKRKFAEQEFNAIKRRYSGQHGQTYTCVVTVRKEERNVKRTVLKSVVGTLDFSIRHLLHGESFPGEREKHLFCSISRTNLNRYIYVSNLCVAKSARRQSIASNMLYFVIESARSEGVELVYVHVHRNNEPALELYQKIGFEMVEMASSQLLKQQMYLLCYKT
- the LOC107951069 gene encoding uncharacterized protein isoform X1 — encoded protein: MSTISIYRTEFLTFSTNGSRPRHKFQRLSLSPFMKMDSKSTEKVPKEESSIKLQTSSIPQLENPRPSNLRFDRLQPSDQELNQDSRLEFGKFVAREAVLDEELWTAAWLRAETHWEDRPGERYVDNFKRKFAEQEFNAIKRRYSGQHGQTYTCVVTVRKEERNVKRTVLKSVVGTLDFSIRHLLHGESFPGEREKHLFCSISRTNLNRYIYVSNLCVAKSARRQSIASNMLYFVIESARSEGVELVYVHVHRNNEPALELYQKIGFEMVEMASSQLLKQQMYLLCYKT